One part of the Rothia sp. ZJ932 genome encodes these proteins:
- a CDS encoding YggS family pyridoxal phosphate-dependent enzyme — MTTDRRQDLERNLYQVRARIAEAERDYSGVRHDSSPAVHLMAVTKFFPASDVELLYGLGVNHVGENRDQEASAKARDLESLTRNAQNPLRWSFIGQLQTNKAKSVVQYATDIHSIDRLSLVKALGKAYNQQVARYENEEASAPLAYHLGGLSCLVQVSLAQGEDTAGRASEGLRGGGHQELVLEIASALEATEGLTCAGVMAVPPLGADTDQAFERLHEISQNLRQEFPHAAHISAGMSTDLESAIRWGSTIVRVGSQILGPRTLVQ; from the coding sequence ATGACGACCGATCGCCGCCAAGATCTTGAGCGTAACCTCTATCAGGTGCGGGCTCGTATAGCTGAGGCTGAGAGGGATTATTCGGGGGTGCGTCATGACTCATCGCCTGCGGTTCATTTGATGGCTGTCACCAAGTTTTTTCCGGCTAGTGATGTTGAGTTACTCTACGGTTTGGGTGTCAATCATGTCGGTGAAAATCGTGATCAGGAGGCATCTGCTAAAGCGCGTGATCTTGAGTCTCTCACCCGTAACGCTCAGAACCCTCTGCGGTGGTCTTTTATTGGTCAGCTGCAAACCAATAAGGCGAAGTCTGTGGTGCAGTATGCCACCGATATACACTCGATTGATCGTCTGTCGTTGGTCAAAGCGTTGGGCAAGGCATATAACCAGCAGGTAGCCCGCTACGAAAACGAGGAGGCGTCAGCTCCCCTTGCCTACCATCTGGGCGGTTTGAGCTGCCTGGTGCAGGTTAGTTTGGCTCAGGGGGAAGACACTGCCGGACGCGCGTCCGAAGGGCTGCGAGGTGGGGGTCATCAAGAGCTAGTTCTTGAGATTGCTTCAGCATTGGAGGCAACTGAAGGGCTGACCTGCGCCGGGGTTATGGCGGTTCCTCCGTTGGGTGCAGATACAGATCAGGCTTTTGAGCGATTGCACGAAATTTCTCAGAACTTGCGTCAGGAGTTTCCCCACGCAGCGCACATTTCAGCCGGCATGAGCACTGATTTAGAGTCAGCGATCCGGTGGGGATCCACTATTGTCCGGGTCGGTTCTCAAATCTTGGGGCCTCGCACACTGGTACAGTAG